The Ignavibacteriales bacterium sequence AGAGATAAAGATGAATTAGTAGTTGCAGATCTTAACCTTGATGAGATTCTTGAAGTAAGAAATGTTTGGCAATTCTATCGAGATCGCCGTCCGGAAACTTATGAGATAATTACGAAAGTATAACGGAAGAAGAGAATTATTCATAACAAAGAAGGTGCTAATTTGACCCCTGAAGAAATTGTTGCAATCACTGCAAAGCATACTTATGGTACTTGGAGATTTCAGAAAAACTGGAATCCACTTTACATTGTTGATGCTGAAGGATGTTACTTCACGGATTCATCCGGTAAAAAATATCTTGATTTTTCATCTCAGCTTATGTGTGTTACACTGGGACACAAAAACCAGGCAGTCATTAAAGCAATTGAAGAACAAGCAAATAAACTGGCATATGCCGCTCCGGGATTTGCAACTGAAGTTCGTGCGGAATTAAGTAAACTATTACTCGAAGTTTTGCCAAAAGGATTAGAGAAATTTTATTTTTCAACATCCGGAACAGAAGCAAACGAAGCTGCAATTAAAATTGCACGAATGTACACCGGCAAGTATAAAATTATTTCGAGATATAATTCATATCATGGCTCTACGGCCGCATCAATTGCCGCAACCGGAGATCCAAGAAGATGGGCAGTTGAACCATCCGGAAAAATTGACGGAGTAATTTTTGCGCCTGAATGCAATTGCTATCGTTGTCCTCTCAATCATTCTTATCCGGAATGTAATGTTGCGTGTGCGGATTATATTGAACATATGATTAAGAATGAAAGCAATGTTGCCGCAATTATTCTTGAACCTGTGGTTGGAACAAACGGAATTTTAATTCCTCCTAAAGAATATATGCCGCGCTTGCGAAAAATATGCGATGATAATAACGTTTTGCTTATTGCAGATGAAGTAATGAGCGGATGGGGAAGAACAGGAAAATGGTTTGCGATGGATCATTGGAATGTTCAACCGGAT is a genomic window containing:
- a CDS encoding aspartate aminotransferase family protein, producing the protein MTPEEIVAITAKHTYGTWRFQKNWNPLYIVDAEGCYFTDSSGKKYLDFSSQLMCVTLGHKNQAVIKAIEEQANKLAYAAPGFATEVRAELSKLLLEVLPKGLEKFYFSTSGTEANEAAIKIARMYTGKYKIISRYNSYHGSTAASIAATGDPRRWAVEPSGKIDGVIFAPECNCYRCPLNHSYPECNVACADYIEHMIKNESNVAAIILEPVVGTNGILIPPKEYMPRLRKICDDNNVLLIADEVMSGWGRTGKWFAMDHWNVQPDILTTAKGITSAYVPLGLTATTMKIADYFNDHYFAHGHTYEAHPLTLAPAIAAINELKNQKLIERAVEMGEYLNKKLMAIKPKHPSIGDIRGIGLFYAVELVKNQITKESFNTKEDKVNGKPLMVDKVTSEMMKRGVYMQGWVSHFVIAPPLIITKEQIDSAVQTLDDCLSFADEAVIK